A genomic segment from Kineococcus rhizosphaerae encodes:
- a CDS encoding sarcosine oxidase subunit beta family protein, with protein sequence MPEHPDFLWRNPDPQKAYDVVIVGGGGHGLATAHYLAKNHGITNVAVLEKGWLAGGNMARNTTLIRSNYLWDESAGIYEHSLKLWEGLEEDLGYPILFSQRGVLNLAHTLQDVRDSVRRVEANRLNGIDAEWVEPDEVKKLCPIVNTSDDIRYPVLGATYQPRAGIAKHDYVAWGFARRASAAGIDLIQDCEVVDFLREGNRVVGVRTTRGDIACGKVALASAGSTSVLTDKLGLRVPIQSHPLQALVSELLEPVHPTIVMSNAVHVYVSQAHKGELVMGAGVDSYNGYGQRGAFHIIERQMAAAVELFPVFARAHLLRTWGGIVDVTPDASPIVGKTPYDNVYLNCGWGTGGFKATPGVGWTFAHTIAHDEPHTYNAPFTLDRFVTGRLVDEHGAAAVAH encoded by the coding sequence CTGCCCGAGCACCCCGACTTCCTGTGGCGCAACCCCGACCCGCAGAAGGCCTACGACGTCGTGATCGTCGGCGGCGGTGGGCACGGGCTGGCGACGGCGCACTACCTGGCGAAGAACCACGGCATCACGAACGTCGCGGTCCTGGAGAAGGGCTGGCTGGCCGGCGGGAACATGGCCCGCAACACCACCCTCATCCGGTCGAACTACCTGTGGGACGAGTCGGCCGGGATCTACGAGCACTCCCTGAAGCTGTGGGAGGGGCTGGAGGAGGACCTCGGGTACCCGATCCTGTTCTCCCAGCGCGGCGTGCTGAACCTGGCGCACACGCTGCAGGACGTGCGCGACTCCGTGCGCCGGGTCGAGGCCAACCGCCTCAACGGCATCGACGCCGAGTGGGTCGAACCGGACGAGGTGAAGAAGCTCTGCCCGATCGTCAACACCTCCGACGACATCCGCTACCCCGTGCTGGGCGCCACGTACCAGCCGCGCGCCGGCATCGCCAAGCACGACTACGTCGCGTGGGGTTTCGCCCGCCGCGCCTCCGCGGCCGGGATCGACCTCATCCAGGACTGCGAGGTCGTCGACTTCCTGCGCGAGGGGAACCGGGTCGTCGGGGTCCGGACCACCCGCGGTGACATCGCGTGCGGGAAGGTCGCGCTCGCCTCGGCCGGCAGCACCTCGGTCCTCACCGACAAGCTGGGCCTGCGGGTCCCGATCCAGTCGCACCCGTTGCAGGCGCTGGTCTCCGAACTGCTGGAACCGGTGCACCCCACGATCGTCATGAGCAACGCCGTCCACGTGTACGTCTCGCAGGCGCACAAGGGCGAACTCGTCATGGGTGCGGGGGTCGACTCCTACAACGGGTACGGCCAGCGGGGGGCGTTCCACATCATCGAGCGGCAGATGGCCGCGGCCGTCGAACTGTTCCCCGTCTTCGCCCGGGCGCACCTGCTGCGCACCTGGGGCGGGATCGTGGACGTCACCCCGGACGCCTCGCCGATCGTCGGGAAGACCCCCTACGACAACGTCTACCTGAACTGCGGGTGGGGCACGGGCGGTTTCAAGGCCACGCCAGGGGTGGGGTGGACGTTCGCGCACACCATCGCCCACGACGAACCGCACACGTACAACGCGCCGTTCACGCTGGACCGGTTCGTGACCGGCCGGCTCGTCGACGAGCACGGCGCCGCCGCCGTGGCGCACTGA
- a CDS encoding sarcosine oxidase subunit delta has product MQLIECPWCGPREEVEFHYGGQAHVAHPENPADLDDEQWAHYLFFRDNPKGLFAERWSHSAGCRRWFNAVRDTVTYRFHTVYRPGEPRPQEGPVPS; this is encoded by the coding sequence ATGCAGCTCATCGAGTGCCCGTGGTGCGGACCGCGCGAGGAGGTGGAGTTCCACTACGGCGGTCAGGCGCACGTCGCCCACCCCGAGAACCCCGCCGACCTCGACGACGAGCAGTGGGCGCACTACCTGTTCTTCCGCGACAACCCCAAGGGGCTGTTCGCCGAACGCTGGTCGCACAGCGCCGGGTGCCGGCGGTGGTTCAACGCCGTCCGCGACACCGTGACCTACCGGTTCCACACCGTCTACCGACCCGGTGAACCCCGCCCCCAGGAAGGACCGGTGCCCTCGTGA
- a CDS encoding sucrase ferredoxin, producing the protein MIRRHGTRDLDPHGPRRLFLVDVRRGHARTLTRTTPATSIAHAAAAAEGWSPHGDQLLLVCTHGKKDWCCALRGRPVVAALAALDPDPVWECSHLGGDRFAATALSLPSGITHGRLSPDDAPALLAALQDDRVLPHLLRGRSCDPGVVQAAEGHVRLQRGIDGIEALRPRAVVDEEGGRWRVDLEHGGRVFGVHLRVGSAPAHRLTCSAIDDRHARTWELEHID; encoded by the coding sequence TTGATCCGCCGCCACGGGACGCGCGACCTCGACCCGCACGGACCCAGACGCCTGTTCCTCGTCGACGTCCGCCGCGGTCACGCCCGAACCCTCACGAGGACGACCCCGGCCACGAGCATCGCCCACGCCGCAGCTGCCGCGGAGGGGTGGTCGCCGCACGGTGACCAGCTGCTGCTGGTCTGCACGCACGGGAAGAAGGACTGGTGCTGCGCCCTGCGGGGACGTCCCGTCGTCGCTGCCTTGGCCGCCCTCGACCCCGACCCCGTCTGGGAGTGCTCCCACCTGGGCGGTGACCGGTTCGCGGCGACCGCGCTGTCCCTGCCGTCGGGGATCACGCACGGTCGGCTGTCACCGGACGACGCACCCGCCCTGCTGGCCGCGCTGCAGGACGACCGCGTCCTGCCGCACCTGCTGCGGGGACGCTCCTGCGATCCCGGGGTGGTCCAAGCCGCCGAGGGCCACGTCCGGCTGCAACGGGGGATCGACGGGATCGAGGCGCTGCGTCCTCGGGCCGTCGTCGACGAGGAAGGGGGACGCTGGCGCGTCGACCTCGAACACGGAGGTCGGGTGTTCGGGGTGCACTTGCGCGTCGGATCGGCGCCCGCCCACCGGCTGACCTGCTCGGCCATCGACGATCGGCACGCCCGGACGTGGGAACTGGAACACATCGACTGA
- a CDS encoding GMC family oxidoreductase — protein sequence MKLDGQRRFDGEDVVDVVVVGTGAGGAPLLSELARRGLRVVALEAGPNLEPGDHSPDETVAAGQINWMRERLSGGSAPTAFGPNNSGTGVGGSTLHWGAFTPRPSVHDLRLRTETGLGQDWPIGYDDLVGWIERVEREVGVAGPEHYPWDPSRRYLLPPPPRNASASAMLRGCAEVGITAVDAPAALTTRDRQQPGFGLRRACVSCGGCHQGCRNGSKVSMDTTYLPAAVAAGAEIRPDSFVHTIDVDSSGAVSSVVYHQDGRDHRQRCRALVLAAGGVETPRLLLNTGLANASGQVGRNFTAHGATQVWGRFEDPVRSYRGYPSSIITEDTARPADADFAGGYLIQSLGVQPSTYATSLVRGGGLRGAELVAALQDYPHVAGVGINAECLPSEANRLELADETDDLGIPLTRVSFSPGANETALRQHAVQTMTAIVEAAGGRDLRVLERTAHTVGTARMGTDPASSVVDPDGRSWQVPNLWICDNSIFPSSLIANPALTIMALSLRTAEAVARSTDPQHRPAGRRTHVED from the coding sequence GTGAAGCTCGACGGGCAACGCCGCTTCGACGGCGAGGACGTCGTCGACGTCGTCGTGGTGGGCACCGGCGCGGGCGGTGCGCCCCTGCTGTCCGAACTGGCGCGCAGGGGTCTGCGCGTGGTGGCCCTCGAAGCCGGCCCGAACCTCGAACCCGGGGACCACTCCCCCGACGAGACCGTGGCCGCCGGCCAGATCAACTGGATGCGCGAACGTCTCAGCGGCGGGAGCGCGCCCACGGCCTTCGGCCCCAACAACAGCGGTACCGGCGTGGGGGGTTCGACCCTGCACTGGGGGGCGTTCACCCCTCGTCCCAGCGTCCACGACCTGCGGTTGCGCACCGAGACCGGCCTCGGACAGGACTGGCCCATCGGGTACGACGACCTGGTCGGCTGGATCGAGCGCGTCGAACGCGAGGTCGGGGTCGCCGGTCCTGAGCACTACCCGTGGGACCCCTCGCGCCGCTACCTGCTGCCCCCGCCCCCTCGCAACGCCTCGGCCAGCGCCATGCTGCGCGGGTGCGCCGAGGTGGGGATCACGGCCGTCGACGCACCCGCCGCGCTGACGACGCGTGACCGCCAGCAGCCCGGGTTCGGCCTGCGCCGGGCCTGCGTCTCGTGCGGGGGGTGCCACCAGGGGTGCCGCAACGGGTCGAAGGTGTCGATGGACACCACGTACCTGCCGGCGGCGGTCGCCGCAGGAGCCGAGATCCGGCCCGACTCCTTCGTGCACACCATCGACGTCGACAGCAGCGGTGCCGTCTCCTCGGTCGTCTACCACCAGGACGGGCGCGATCACCGCCAGCGCTGCCGGGCCCTGGTGCTCGCCGCCGGAGGCGTGGAGACACCGCGTCTGCTCCTGAACACCGGGTTGGCCAACGCCAGCGGTCAGGTGGGCCGCAACTTCACCGCCCACGGCGCGACGCAGGTGTGGGGCCGGTTCGAGGACCCCGTGCGTTCCTACCGCGGCTACCCCTCCTCAATCATCACCGAGGACACCGCACGGCCCGCCGACGCCGACTTCGCCGGTGGCTACCTGATCCAGAGCCTGGGCGTCCAACCCTCGACGTACGCGACGTCCCTGGTGCGTGGCGGTGGGCTGCGCGGCGCCGAACTCGTGGCTGCGCTGCAGGACTACCCGCACGTGGCCGGGGTCGGGATCAACGCCGAGTGCCTGCCGTCCGAGGCCAACCGCCTTGAACTGGCCGACGAGACCGACGACCTCGGAATCCCCCTGACCCGGGTCAGCTTCTCCCCCGGCGCCAACGAGACCGCACTGCGACAGCACGCGGTCCAGACCATGACCGCGATCGTCGAAGCGGCGGGTGGTCGCGATCTGCGGGTCCTGGAACGCACCGCCCACACCGTCGGCACGGCCCGGATGGGGACCGACCCGGCGTCCTCCGTGGTCGACCCGGACGGGCGGTCCTGGCAGGTGCCGAACCTCTGGATCTGCGACAACTCGATCTTCCCCAGTTCCCTCATCGCCAACCCGGCCCTGACGATCATGGCTCTGTCGCTGCGCACCGCCGAAGCCGTGGCCCGCAGCACCGACCCGCAGCACCGACCCGCAGGAAGGCGAACGCACGTGGAGGACTGA
- a CDS encoding DUF4193 domain-containing protein, with amino-acid sequence MATDYDAPRKTDEDLEADSIEELKTQRSDKTSSSRVDEDENEAAEGFELPGADLSGEELTVQVLPRQQDEFTCTSCFLVKHRSQLHTARSNNDGQLICDDCAD; translated from the coding sequence ATGGCGACCGACTACGACGCTCCCCGCAAGACCGATGAGGACCTCGAGGCCGACTCGATCGAGGAACTGAAGACCCAGCGCAGCGACAAGACGTCGTCCTCGCGCGTGGACGAGGACGAGAACGAGGCCGCTGAGGGCTTCGAGCTCCCCGGGGCGGACCTGTCGGGTGAAGAGCTGACGGTGCAGGTGCTGCCGCGCCAGCAGGACGAGTTCACCTGCACGAGCTGCTTCCTGGTCAAGCACCGCAGCCAGCTGCACACCGCCCGGAGCAACAACGACGGACAGCTGATCTGCGACGACTGCGCCGACTGA
- a CDS encoding cupin domain-containing protein translates to MVAAGPALRRCFGAAADRLAEEHWNARPLLVRAAERAAEGGRASVHDLLSPVDVDELLGPRALRTPFFSLVQNGTPLPRSGYTRRAVAGNQQLADLPDSERIAAAHAAGATIVLQALHRTWPPLQTFCSQLAEDLGHQCQVNVYITPPGAQGFKPHHDTHDVVVLQVDGRKHWTIHPPVVELPSKSQPSTRLGPDPVGGRAPVIDTVLEPGDALYLPRGWLHSARTTEDRSIHLTVGLLATTWADVLGDAVASAGAEDVALRRALPLPGALSPEEVKEFRAAAQRWLDTLDDDAVHRLAARRQAGAVPPEPVPVLAQDEAVRTLTAQRPLRPRRGTRARLTGGGETVDVVLPDRRITFPGWLRPALEHVLAAERTSASELAAVGLDPDDALVVLRRLLRESVLLPAGEQV, encoded by the coding sequence GTGGTCGCAGCCGGCCCGGCGCTGCGGCGGTGCTTCGGCGCCGCCGCAGACCGCCTCGCCGAGGAGCACTGGAACGCCCGCCCGCTGCTCGTGCGCGCAGCCGAGCGCGCCGCCGAGGGCGGCCGGGCGTCCGTGCACGACCTGCTCTCACCGGTCGACGTGGACGAGCTGCTGGGCCCACGCGCGCTGCGCACCCCCTTCTTCTCCCTGGTGCAGAACGGCACACCGCTGCCGCGTTCGGGCTACACCCGGCGCGCGGTGGCCGGCAACCAGCAGTTGGCCGACCTGCCCGACTCCGAACGCATCGCGGCGGCCCACGCGGCCGGGGCGACCATCGTCCTGCAGGCGTTGCACCGCACCTGGCCGCCGCTGCAGACGTTCTGCTCCCAGCTCGCCGAGGACCTGGGCCACCAGTGCCAGGTCAACGTCTACATCACCCCGCCGGGTGCGCAGGGTTTCAAACCCCACCACGACACCCACGACGTCGTGGTGCTGCAGGTCGACGGGCGCAAGCACTGGACGATCCACCCGCCCGTGGTCGAGCTGCCGTCGAAGTCGCAGCCCTCCACCCGCCTGGGCCCGGATCCCGTGGGTGGGCGCGCCCCGGTCATCGACACGGTGCTCGAACCCGGTGACGCCCTCTACCTCCCCAGAGGCTGGCTGCACTCGGCCCGCACGACCGAGGACCGCTCCATCCACCTGACGGTCGGTCTCCTGGCGACGACGTGGGCCGACGTCCTCGGTGACGCGGTCGCCTCGGCGGGGGCTGAGGACGTGGCCCTGCGACGGGCTCTCCCGCTGCCCGGCGCGCTGTCCCCGGAGGAGGTCAAGGAGTTCCGCGCCGCCGCCCAGCGCTGGCTGGACACCCTCGACGACGACGCGGTCCACCGCCTCGCCGCCCGTCGCCAGGCCGGTGCCGTGCCGCCGGAACCCGTTCCGGTCCTCGCGCAGGACGAAGCGGTCCGCACCCTCACCGCGCAGCGTCCGTTGAGGCCGCGCCGCGGCACCCGTGCTCGGCTGACGGGGGGCGGGGAGACGGTGGACGTCGTCCTGCCGGACCGCCGGATCACGTTCCCCGGCTGGCTGCGTCCGGCTCTGGAGCACGTCCTGGCCGCGGAACGGACCTCGGCGTCGGAGTTGGCTGCGGTGGGGCTCGACCCCGACGATGCCCTGGTGGTCCTGCGTCGTCTGCTGCGCGAGAGCGTGCTCCTGCCGGCGGGGGAGCAGGTCTGA
- a CDS encoding alpha/beta fold hydrolase: MPTPIFCLHALGSSSREFDLLRDLLADRLELIGLDLPGFGGSAALPGFTVEEMSAHVEDAIRSHGATEWALLGHSLGGKVASVVAGRTMDGSNGLFGLRAVVLLAASPLSPEPMSDERRQSMLAWAQDVTPFREVASNDARAAGIGLAHAHEFITANTAAPLSPDRDATAVDDVLRTSARAWAAWLRHGSREDWSRQFAPNPVPALVLAGAQDGDLDADAQRELTLPRWTAAELHEVPGAAHLLPWERPDEVASLVRDFWDRRVRTGPSVPPAWARLIASERVSSRTRRELAARALPDDPARSPRALDDTQLETLRVLAAHAVPQPGPDAVDLALRVDDQLARGSGDGWRPDGSPADVVAYRAALDELRAAADGAPEDVAAVLDRVAAGTFPTVGAMGPEQLRAWWEDATVDLVRQWIGHPATMAALDYDGFATGGDRTLVTGFGALGGAAREEWEPPPPRRPLPVVSGAEDRVRPTCGGTR, encoded by the coding sequence GTGCCCACCCCGATCTTCTGCCTGCACGCCCTGGGCTCCAGCTCCCGGGAGTTCGACCTCCTGCGCGACCTGCTCGCCGACCGCCTGGAACTCATCGGTCTCGACCTGCCGGGTTTCGGCGGTTCCGCGGCCCTGCCCGGGTTCACCGTCGAGGAGATGAGCGCCCACGTCGAGGACGCGATCCGCTCGCACGGAGCCACCGAGTGGGCGTTGCTGGGGCATTCCCTGGGCGGCAAGGTCGCCTCGGTCGTGGCGGGGCGGACCATGGACGGCAGCAACGGCCTGTTCGGGTTGCGGGCGGTCGTCCTGCTGGCCGCCTCCCCGCTGTCCCCCGAACCCATGTCCGACGAACGGCGGCAGTCGATGCTGGCCTGGGCCCAGGACGTCACCCCGTTCCGGGAGGTGGCGTCGAACGACGCGCGTGCTGCGGGCATCGGCCTCGCGCACGCGCACGAGTTCATCACGGCCAACACCGCCGCACCGCTGTCCCCCGACCGCGACGCGACGGCCGTCGACGACGTCCTGCGCACCTCCGCGCGGGCCTGGGCCGCGTGGCTGCGCCACGGCAGCAGGGAGGACTGGTCCCGGCAGTTCGCCCCCAACCCCGTTCCCGCCCTCGTACTGGCCGGTGCGCAGGACGGTGACCTCGACGCCGACGCGCAGCGGGAACTCACCCTGCCGCGCTGGACGGCGGCAGAGCTGCACGAGGTGCCCGGCGCCGCGCACCTCCTGCCCTGGGAGCGTCCCGATGAGGTCGCGAGCCTCGTCCGGGACTTCTGGGACCGCCGGGTCCGTACCGGCCCGAGCGTGCCGCCCGCCTGGGCGCGGCTCATCGCCTCCGAGCGCGTCAGTTCCCGCACGCGCCGGGAACTGGCCGCGCGGGCCCTGCCGGACGACCCCGCGAGGTCCCCCCGGGCGTTGGACGACACCCAGCTGGAGACGTTGCGCGTCCTGGCCGCGCACGCGGTCCCGCAACCGGGTCCGGACGCGGTCGACCTGGCGCTGCGCGTCGACGACCAGCTCGCCCGTGGTTCCGGTGACGGGTGGCGACCCGACGGATCGCCCGCCGACGTCGTCGCCTACCGGGCCGCCCTCGACGAGCTGCGCGCCGCAGCGGACGGTGCCCCCGAGGACGTCGCCGCCGTGCTGGACCGGGTCGCGGCGGGGACCTTCCCGACGGTGGGCGCGATGGGCCCCGAGCAGCTGCGCGCCTGGTGGGAGGACGCCACCGTGGACCTGGTGCGGCAGTGGATCGGCCACCCGGCGACCATGGCCGCTCTCGACTACGACGGGTTCGCGACCGGCGGTGACCGGACCCTCGTGACCGGGTTCGGCGCGCTGGGCGGCGCCGCCCGCGAGGAGTGGGAACCGCCGCCGCCCCGGCGTCCGCTCCCCGTGGTGAGTGGTGCCGAGGACCGGGTACGCCCGACCTGCGGAGGGACCCGGTGA